From Rhododendron vialii isolate Sample 1 chromosome 10a, ASM3025357v1, the proteins below share one genomic window:
- the LOC131304864 gene encoding ubiquitin-conjugating enzyme E2 4-like isoform X2 → MSSPSKRRDMDVMKLMMSDYAVEPINDGISEFNVEFHGPKESLYEGGVWKIRVELPDAYPYKSPSVGFLNKIFHPNVDELSGSICLDVINQSWSPMFDLLNVFEVFLPQLLLYPNPSDPLNGDAASLMMKDQKQYEQKVKVEYPSLGSLLYFGKLGLK, encoded by the exons ATGTCATCTCCAAGCAAGAGGAGAGATATGGATGTCATGAAATT GATGATGAGTGACTATGCTGTAGAGCCTATAAATGATGGAATTAGTGAGTTCAATGTGGAATTCCATGGTCCAAAAGAAA GCCTTTATGAAGGTGGTGTGTGGAAAATCCGTGTCGAGCTACCAGACGCTTACCCTTACAAGTCTCCTTCCGTTGGGTTTCTGAACAAAATTTTCCACCCAAATGTTGATGAGCT GTCTGGTTccatttgtttggacgtaaTTAATCAGTCATGGAGTCCAATGTTTG ATCTGCTCAATGTGTTTGAGGTTTTTCTCCCGCAGCTTTTGCTTTACCCAAATCCTTCAGATCCATTAAATGGTGATGCAGCATCGCTAATGATGAAGGATCAGAAGCAATATGAACAGAAAGTTAAAG taGAATACCCGAGTCTTGGTAGTTTACTGTACTTTGGGAAGCTTGGGTTGAAGTGA
- the LOC131304866 gene encoding ankyrin repeat-containing protein BDA1-like: protein MDPNLINAAEARNIDALYESIELDPYILDKVDKIPFVHTPLHVAASTGQTRLAVEIMNLKPSLSRKLNPNGLSPLHLALLNGHFETVKGLVELDKDLVRVKGRGKLTPLHSSAETDDRVGILAEFLCACPESIEDQNVRGETALHIAVRNRNVRALGVLMGWILMTGKHWVWVKYIKDGRGNTILHMAVSTSRPDIVESVVRGYCKLNMNERNLEGATALDVAERLAAGFERTKIESSLRCAGALKSSSLASDCSVVDFLISQQSWVENVYRFYLLMRKGMSMEMRNAAVVVAALITTTTFQAVLSPPGGLGGGDSPSDDNSPFANINATSSTSSLLPTTNISRINATIFTSTNKHPNPFLPMFYAMNTTAFLASIAMIILVLPFRVFAMVHGSLIFLTLCYGISFMIIPQMHNFDAFFAISSPVIASLLYMVYFIPNMMEDRFEIDKRLGRHLLVSRLQGTRLRMLYRVAH from the exons ATGGATCCGAATTTGATCAATGCAGCTGAAGCGCGAAATATCGACGCCTTGTACGAATCAATAGAGTTGGATCCATACATTTTGGACAAAGTGGATAAAATTCCTTTTGTTCACACTCCTCTCCACGTCGCCGCATCCACCGGGCAGACACGCTTGGCAGTAGAAATCATGAACTTAAAACCATCATTGAGTAGGAAGTTGAACCCAAATGGTCTAAGCCCTTTGCACCTGGCACTGTTAAATGGGCACTTTGAGACTGTGAAAGGGCTCGTCGAGTTGGACAAAGATCTCGTAAGGGTcaaaggaagaggaaagctCACTCCTTTGCACTCTTCGGCAGAAACAGACGATCGTGTCGGCATCTTAGCCGAGTTTTTATGTGCTTGCCCTGAATCAATCGAGGACCAGAACGTTCGAGGTGAGACTGCTCTGCACATTGCAGTGAGAAACCGCAATGTGAGAGCTTTGGGAGTCCTGATGGGATGGATTCTCATGACCGGTAAGCATTGGGTTTGGGTGAAATATATAAAAGATGGAAGAGGCAACACAATTCTGCACATGGCAGTGTCCACTTCGCGGCCTGAT ATTGTGGAGTCTGTGGTTCGAGGATACTGCAAACTGAACATGAATGAAAGGAACTTGGAGGGTGCCACGGCCCTAGACGTTGCTGAAAGACTTGCTGCTGGTTTTGAGAGGACAAAAATCGAGAGCAGTTTACGCTGCGCAGGAGCATTGAAAAGTTCATCACTTGCGAGTGATTGTAGCGTTGTTGACTTTTTGATTTCGCAACAGTCATGGGTGGAAAATGTGTATCGATTTTATCTCTTAATGCGGAAAGGGATGTCAATGGAGATGAGGAACGCTGCAGTAGTGGTAGCTGCGCTGATAACGACGACAACCTTTCAAGCTGTACTGAGCCCCCCAGGTGGCTTAGGAGGAGGCGACAGTCCAAGCGACGACAACAGTCCTTTCGCTAACATAAACGCCACATCGTCTACCAGCTCCCTTCTTCCTACTACTAACATCAGTCGTATCAACGCCACCATATTTACCTCAACAAACAAACATCCAAATCCCTTCCTCCCTATGTTCTATGCCATGAACACCACAGCTTTTCTTGCCTCCATCGCGATGATTATACTTGTCCTTCCTTTTAGAGTTTTTGCCATGGTCCACGGTTCCCTAATATTTTTGACGTTATGCTATGGGATCTCATTCATGATCATACCGCAGATGCACAACTTTGATGCTTTTTTCGCGATCTCATCACCAGTTATTGCTTCTCTACTTTATATGGTGTATTTCATCCCAAACATGATGGAAGATCGCTTCGAAATAGATAAGCGTCTGGGTCGACACTTACTCGTGTCGCGACTTCAGGGGACACGCCTCCGGATGCTATACCGTGTAGCACACTAG
- the LOC131304865 gene encoding RING-H2 finger protein ATL48-like, whose protein sequence is MEKMGATNSELEGLFEQKKRVKNPLVPIGAFITAGVLTAGLISFRMGNSQLGQHLMRARVVAQGATVALMVGTAYYYGEKL, encoded by the exons ATGGAGAAGATGGGAGCGACCAATTCAGAGCTTGAAGGACTTTTTGAGCAGAAGAAGCGCGTCAAGAATCCTCTTGTCCCCATTG gtgcATTTATCACCGCAGGGGTCCTCACTGCTGGTTTAATCAGTTTCCGAATGGGCAATTCTCAATTGGGTCAGCATCTAATGAGAGCTCGTGTGGTTGCACAAGGTGCTACTGTCGCGTTAATGGTCGGCACCGCGTATTATTACGGGGAGAAGCTCTAA
- the LOC131304864 gene encoding ubiquitin-conjugating enzyme E2-23 kDa-like isoform X1, whose product MSSPSKRRDMDVMKLMMSDYAVEPINDGISEFNVEFHGPKESLYEGGVWKIRVELPDAYPYKSPSVGFLNKIFHPNVDELSGSICLDVINQSWSPMFDLLNVFEVFLPQLLLYPNPSDPLNGDAASLMMKDQKQYEQKVKEYCDRYAKKENITSTLTDESDEEISDEDVSDGRSLSSEDDVAGNADP is encoded by the exons ATGTCATCTCCAAGCAAGAGGAGAGATATGGATGTCATGAAATT GATGATGAGTGACTATGCTGTAGAGCCTATAAATGATGGAATTAGTGAGTTCAATGTGGAATTCCATGGTCCAAAAGAAA GCCTTTATGAAGGTGGTGTGTGGAAAATCCGTGTCGAGCTACCAGACGCTTACCCTTACAAGTCTCCTTCCGTTGGGTTTCTGAACAAAATTTTCCACCCAAATGTTGATGAGCT GTCTGGTTccatttgtttggacgtaaTTAATCAGTCATGGAGTCCAATGTTTG ATCTGCTCAATGTGTTTGAGGTTTTTCTCCCGCAGCTTTTGCTTTACCCAAATCCTTCAGATCCATTAAATGGTGATGCAGCATCGCTAATGATGAAGGATCAGAAGCAATATGAACAGAAAGTTAAAG AGTATTGTGATCGTTACGCAAAAAAAGAGAACATCACCAGTACTTTGACAGACGAGAGTGATGAGGAGATAAGTGACGAGGATGTCAGTGATGGCCGGAGTTTGTCTAGTGAAGACGATGTTGCTGGAAATGCAGACCCTTAA